A region from the Methylocella sp. genome encodes:
- a CDS encoding helix-turn-helix domain-containing protein has translation MHPQTTTTDSSTSAAAQGDRVANILPLSHGGAYTVFDAAKLIGVSRSSIFNLIAAKKLRTLRIAGRRLIPADAIRALISGGE, from the coding sequence ATGCACCCCCAGACCACGACAACCGACAGTTCGACGTCGGCCGCCGCGCAAGGCGATCGCGTCGCGAACATTCTGCCCCTCAGCCACGGCGGCGCTTACACCGTCTTTGATGCCGCCAAGCTCATCGGGGTCTCGCGATCCTCGATCTTTAATCTGATCGCCGCGAAGAAGCTACGGACACTGAGAATTGCGGGACGCCGGCTGATCCCGGCCGACGCAATTCGCGCCCTAATTTCGGGAGGCGAATGA
- a CDS encoding integrase arm-type DNA-binding domain-containing protein — MARKLHKLTAATVKALKRPGRHGDGAGLYLHIDAGGRRRWIFLAIRGSKRGGKRQEMRREMGLGGYPAVTLADARAKADEARKLVAAGVDPIEARREAGKPEAGKPTFGEYADKFVEAKSAEWRNDKHRAQWKMTLEKYAAPLRPQPVGEIDTAAVLTVLQPIWGSRPETASRLRGRIESVLDAAKAEGHRSGENPARWKGHLDKLLAKRQQLTRGHHAALLYSDVPKFISDLRAMNAMAAKALEFLILTAARSGEVLGARWDEIDLEAKVWTVPATRMKAGRGHRVPLSGRAVEILEELADGKTSDFIFPGQRAGRPLSNMSMEMALRRMKMDATTHGFRSSFRDWAGEETHFPREVAEAALAHVIGDKAEQAYRRGDALEKRRGLMEAWAMFCEPKAAANVTPMARGAD, encoded by the coding sequence ATGGCTAGGAAGTTACACAAGCTTACGGCGGCAACGGTTAAGGCGTTGAAGAGGCCCGGAAGGCACGGCGATGGCGCGGGCTTGTATTTGCACATCGACGCCGGCGGCCGGCGCCGCTGGATCTTCCTCGCGATTCGCGGCAGCAAGCGGGGTGGAAAACGGCAGGAAATGCGGCGGGAAATGGGCCTTGGGGGCTACCCGGCCGTCACGCTCGCCGACGCGCGTGCCAAGGCCGACGAAGCGCGCAAGCTCGTCGCCGCGGGCGTCGATCCGATTGAAGCGCGGCGCGAGGCCGGAAAGCCTGAGGCCGGGAAGCCGACGTTCGGCGAGTACGCTGATAAATTCGTTGAAGCCAAGTCAGCTGAGTGGCGCAACGACAAGCATCGCGCTCAATGGAAAATGACGCTCGAAAAATATGCCGCACCCCTGCGCCCGCAGCCCGTTGGCGAAATAGACACGGCTGCGGTGCTGACGGTCTTGCAGCCCATTTGGGGGAGCAGGCCGGAAACAGCGTCGCGATTGCGCGGCCGGATCGAATCTGTTCTCGATGCGGCAAAGGCGGAGGGTCATCGATCGGGAGAGAATCCCGCGCGCTGGAAAGGGCACCTCGACAAGCTCTTGGCGAAGCGTCAGCAGCTCACTCGCGGACATCACGCGGCCCTGCTGTACTCTGACGTACCGAAGTTCATTAGCGATCTCCGCGCGATGAACGCGATGGCTGCAAAGGCCCTCGAGTTCCTGATTCTGACCGCAGCGCGGTCGGGCGAAGTGCTCGGCGCTCGATGGGATGAAATAGACCTTGAGGCCAAAGTTTGGACGGTTCCGGCGACACGGATGAAAGCCGGGCGCGGACATCGCGTTCCGCTATCCGGCCGCGCGGTCGAGATCCTTGAAGAACTCGCCGACGGCAAAACAAGCGATTTCATCTTTCCCGGACAGCGAGCCGGGCGCCCGCTCTCCAACATGAGTATGGAAATGGCTCTGCGTCGCATGAAAATGGACGCGACTACGCATGGCTTTCGAAGCAGCTTCCGGGATTGGGCGGGCGAAGAGACGCATTTTCCACGCGAGGTCGCCGAGGCAGCGTTGGCTCATGTCATCGGCGATAAGGCCGAGCAGGCCTATCGGCGCGGGGATGCTCTGGAAAAGCGCCGCGGGTTGATGGAGGCCTGGGCCATGTTTTGCGAGCCCAAGGCGGCTGCGAATGTGACGCCAATGGCGCGCGGTGCCGACTGA
- a CDS encoding DUF2231 domain-containing protein, with amino-acid sequence MADFNPPSTLKIGGNPIHPMLAPFPIVCFMGAFVTDLIYWHTAAVMWETFSVWLLTAGLIMAGFAAIAGLIDFISSERIRALKPAWPHLLGNALALVLSLINVFVHSRDGYTAVVPTGLILSGLVVVILLFNGWTGWSMVYRHRVGVAN; translated from the coding sequence ATGGCTGATTTCAATCCCCCGTCGACGCTGAAGATCGGCGGAAATCCCATCCATCCCATGCTCGCACCGTTTCCTATCGTTTGCTTTATGGGAGCCTTCGTCACTGACCTAATATATTGGCATACCGCTGCTGTAATGTGGGAGACGTTCTCTGTATGGCTATTGACTGCCGGTCTGATCATGGCCGGCTTTGCGGCGATCGCCGGCTTGATCGACTTCATAAGCAGCGAAAGAATACGCGCCTTGAAGCCGGCGTGGCCTCATCTGCTCGGCAACGCGCTTGCTCTGGTCCTTTCTTTGATCAACGTCTTCGTCCACAGCCGCGACGGTTACACCGCGGTTGTCCCGACAGGCCTGATTCTTTCCGGTCTCGTTGTCGTCATCCTGCTTTTCAATGGTTGGACGGGCTGGTCCATGGTCTATCGCCACCGCGTCGGGGTGGCCAATTGA
- a CDS encoding primase-helicase family protein: MDRQTPPEPPRDENYEASLAALDSGYGDGESEISNVVSFEPGKPAAAKKKSRPKPVDATDQATPDSVVIGGAEKRITTLAQLNERYALLEAPGSAPAYVERSTGHPLQDICLKRKLAPEVVITGRKDNRPFYASAYNFWTGHARRHVYRRIAFTSKEVPGDTLNLCRGLGVTPKAGPVDLILTHIREVICAGDVRATDYMIKLLAWQIQNIGRPSKIIVALKTKKQQAGKGLLLEQIMLRIYGPSGVMPATADQVLGRFNDALRGASYIFLDEVLFAGDRRAADQVKKLSTGSVIGIETKGVPIVQCPIGVNFWLASNHDNAAHIEEGDARHWVLNVSEHRIGDAAYFSKLSHQIENGGREAFAHHLLTLDVAGFVPWRDIEIDTAARSDMIRESINPHDARKWIEACCAVEQIIGTKDLSTGSCTPWVDGEAYSFAELAAAYSVWVKDQRSARGAQPTPLHRLGEVLTAAGFGTKKTKTCNLRVLPKTDACIALLWRRPKDGS, encoded by the coding sequence ATGGACCGCCAAACGCCACCTGAACCGCCGCGCGACGAAAACTATGAGGCGAGCCTGGCCGCCCTGGATTCCGGATATGGTGATGGCGAGAGCGAGATCAGCAATGTCGTTTCGTTCGAACCTGGGAAGCCAGCCGCGGCGAAAAAGAAGTCGAGACCCAAGCCTGTAGACGCGACGGATCAAGCGACACCCGATAGCGTCGTCATTGGCGGCGCGGAAAAGCGGATTACAACATTGGCGCAGCTCAACGAGCGCTACGCGTTGCTAGAAGCGCCGGGATCGGCCCCGGCCTATGTCGAGCGCAGTACGGGGCACCCGCTGCAAGACATCTGCCTTAAGCGCAAACTTGCTCCTGAGGTTGTCATCACGGGCAGGAAGGACAATCGCCCGTTTTATGCGTCTGCCTATAATTTTTGGACTGGCCATGCTCGTCGACATGTTTATAGGCGGATCGCTTTCACCAGCAAGGAAGTTCCCGGCGATACCCTGAACCTATGCAGGGGCCTTGGCGTCACACCGAAGGCTGGGCCGGTTGACCTTATTCTCACTCATATTCGGGAGGTCATTTGCGCTGGGGACGTCCGGGCTACCGACTATATGATCAAGCTTCTTGCATGGCAGATCCAAAACATCGGCCGGCCCTCAAAGATCATCGTTGCCCTAAAGACCAAAAAACAGCAGGCCGGCAAGGGTTTGTTGCTTGAGCAGATCATGCTGAGAATTTATGGCCCGAGCGGCGTCATGCCGGCCACTGCTGACCAAGTTCTCGGCCGGTTTAATGATGCGCTGCGCGGCGCATCTTACATCTTCTTGGACGAGGTCCTCTTCGCCGGCGATCGCCGCGCGGCGGATCAAGTCAAAAAGCTCTCGACGGGCAGCGTCATCGGGATCGAGACTAAAGGTGTCCCCATCGTCCAATGCCCTATCGGCGTCAATTTCTGGCTGGCGAGCAACCATGACAATGCGGCCCATATCGAAGAGGGCGATGCCCGGCACTGGGTTTTGAACGTGAGCGAGCATCGGATCGGCGACGCCGCATATTTTTCGAAACTGAGCCACCAGATCGAGAACGGCGGCCGAGAGGCGTTCGCTCATCATCTTCTGACACTCGACGTCGCCGGCTTCGTACCGTGGCGCGACATCGAGATCGACACCGCGGCGCGCAGCGACATGATCCGGGAAAGCATCAACCCGCATGATGCCCGCAAGTGGATTGAAGCTTGCTGCGCCGTAGAGCAGATCATTGGCACGAAAGATCTCTCAACGGGAAGCTGCACCCCCTGGGTCGACGGAGAGGCGTATAGCTTCGCCGAGCTGGCGGCCGCATATTCCGTGTGGGTCAAAGACCAGCGGTCAGCCCGCGGCGCCCAGCCTACGCCGCTGCATAGGCTCGGGGAAGTTCTGACCGCAGCCGGGTTCGGAACGAAAAAGACTAAAACCTGCAACTTGCGCGTTTTGCCCAAGACGGATGCCTGCATAGCGCTTCTATGGCGCCGTCCGAAGGATGGAAGCTGA
- a CDS encoding sorbosone dehydrogenase family protein, whose translation MRAFRFTDSTIRVAHLALLCVAISGLALAGCDDKGGDPKSQIGANPLLPDPQQYLLPPMNIAKVASWGKNETPTVAQSLQIRALATGLQHPRSLYVLPNGDVLVVESSGPKAPINRPKDLIMGWVQSFAGAGAKGGNRITLLRDVGDDGVAKTRTIFLDNLNSPFGVALVGGDLYVANTDAIVRYPYTEGETRITAAGTKVTDLPGGPIDHHWTKSLLASLDGSKLYVGVGSNSNIAENGMEAEVERAAIWEVDRMSGAHRIFASGLRNPTGLQWEPQTGALWAVANERDELGPDLVPDYLTSVRDGGFYGWPYSYYGQHLDPRVEPQRPDLVASAIVPDYALSSHVAPLGMAFYTGANLPPAYRGGVFVGEHGSWDRSPLTGYKVVFVPFSGGKPSGPAEDVVTGFLNAENQARGRPVGLAVDRNGGLLIADDLGNAVWRVTASAQ comes from the coding sequence ATGCGCGCTTTCCGATTTACGGATTCAACGATCCGCGTGGCTCATCTTGCCCTTCTTTGCGTCGCCATTTCTGGTTTGGCCCTCGCCGGCTGCGATGACAAGGGCGGCGATCCGAAATCTCAGATCGGCGCCAATCCGCTGCTGCCCGATCCGCAGCAATATCTCCTGCCGCCGATGAACATCGCGAAGGTGGCGAGTTGGGGCAAGAATGAGACGCCAACGGTTGCGCAGAGCCTTCAGATCCGCGCCTTGGCGACTGGGCTTCAGCATCCTCGGTCGCTCTACGTCCTTCCAAACGGCGATGTATTGGTGGTTGAGAGCAGTGGCCCCAAAGCGCCAATCAACCGACCCAAGGACTTGATAATGGGGTGGGTGCAATCGTTCGCTGGGGCCGGCGCCAAGGGCGGCAACCGCATCACTTTGTTACGCGATGTGGGAGATGACGGCGTTGCAAAGACGCGGACCATCTTTCTGGACAATCTTAACTCGCCATTTGGCGTCGCCTTGGTTGGCGGCGACCTTTATGTCGCAAACACCGACGCCATCGTCCGCTATCCCTACACGGAGGGCGAAACCAGGATCACGGCCGCCGGAACCAAAGTTACCGATCTGCCCGGCGGCCCTATCGACCACCATTGGACCAAGAGCCTGCTGGCGAGCCTCGATGGGTCTAAACTCTATGTTGGGGTCGGCTCAAACAGCAACATTGCCGAAAATGGCATGGAGGCCGAGGTCGAGCGCGCCGCCATTTGGGAGGTCGACCGCATGTCGGGCGCTCACCGCATCTTTGCCAGCGGGTTGCGCAATCCGACCGGTCTGCAATGGGAGCCGCAAACCGGCGCTCTCTGGGCGGTCGCGAATGAACGCGACGAGCTCGGGCCGGATCTGGTTCCAGATTATTTAACCTCGGTGCGCGACGGCGGCTTTTACGGCTGGCCCTACAGCTATTACGGGCAACATTTGGACCCACGGGTCGAGCCGCAACGGCCTGATTTGGTCGCTAGCGCAATTGTTCCAGACTATGCGTTGAGCTCCCACGTCGCTCCACTGGGGATGGCTTTCTACACTGGCGCAAACCTTCCTCCGGCCTACCGCGGCGGCGTCTTCGTGGGCGAGCACGGGAGCTGGGATCGAAGTCCGCTCACCGGCTACAAAGTCGTGTTCGTGCCATTCAGCGGCGGCAAGCCAAGCGGACCGGCGGAAGACGTCGTCACAGGGTTCCTCAACGCGGAGAATCAAGCGCGCGGCCGGCCGGTGGGTTTGGCCGTGGACCGTAATGGCGGATTGCTTATCGCCGACGACCTTGGGAACGCCGTGTGGCGAGTGACGGCGTCCGCGCAGTAA
- a CDS encoding single-stranded DNA-binding protein, with protein MSAQAMILGVIFRGPERKIGKSGKHYVDATARVRDGAEGTQFWRIRSFSESACADLMRLREGDSLSAQGSLQVEIYQKAGEPKLSYSMVADAILPLRAPRKDRKPVADRKGPSPAQTAQQTLAKSHQRPISVAEFDDTTPPWEA; from the coding sequence ATGAGCGCGCAAGCTATGATTCTCGGAGTCATATTCCGGGGGCCTGAGCGGAAAATCGGCAAGAGTGGCAAGCACTATGTGGATGCCACAGCGCGCGTTCGTGATGGCGCCGAGGGCACGCAATTCTGGCGCATTAGGTCTTTTAGCGAGAGCGCGTGCGCGGACCTGATGCGGCTCCGCGAGGGCGATTCGCTCAGCGCGCAGGGCAGTCTGCAGGTTGAGATTTATCAGAAAGCCGGCGAGCCGAAGCTTTCATATAGCATGGTAGCTGATGCCATCCTGCCCTTGCGGGCGCCACGCAAGGATCGCAAGCCGGTGGCCGATCGGAAGGGCCCGTCACCCGCACAGACGGCGCAGCAAACTCTTGCGAAATCGCACCAGCGGCCGATCAGCGTCGCCGAATTCGATGACACCACTCCGCCTTGGGAAGCTTGA
- a CDS encoding PRC-barrel domain-containing protein: MRRIIPLLTSAVVLATAYNAPAFSQGAPQTVTLMRVDPASLATGYRTSKVVGSNVYNEANEKVGTIDDLIVTPSERVPFAVLSVGGFLGMGSKYVVVPFSSLRVQDKQMMLPGATKDSLKSLPISNITAESSGPRARP, from the coding sequence ATGAGACGGATCATCCCGCTTTTGACGAGCGCCGTCGTTCTAGCGACTGCATATAACGCACCCGCCTTTTCGCAAGGCGCCCCGCAAACTGTGACCCTGATGAGGGTCGACCCGGCGTCGCTGGCGACCGGCTATCGAACTTCCAAAGTCGTTGGCAGCAATGTTTACAACGAAGCGAATGAGAAGGTGGGAACGATCGACGATCTGATCGTTACCCCTAGCGAGAGAGTTCCTTTTGCGGTGCTATCGGTCGGCGGATTCCTCGGAATGGGATCGAAATATGTAGTTGTACCGTTCAGCTCATTGCGGGTGCAGGACAAGCAGATGATGCTCCCTGGCGCTACCAAAGACTCGCTCAAGAGCCTCCCGATTTCAAATATAACAGCTGAATCGAGCGGCCCGCGAGCCCGGCCCTAA